The stretch of DNA ATGCACGGTTAGGTGACACGGTTAGTCACGCGGCCTGAGGGGCCTCGTGGTTGATGATTGTCTCGAATTCGATGGGGGTCAATCTGCCGAGGCGGTCTTGTCGTCTGCGGCGGTGGTAGGTGCGTTCGATCCAGTGCACGATGGCGGCCCGGAGCTCGTCTCTGGTGGCCCAGGATCGGCGGTCGAGGACGTTGTTCTGTAGCAGTGAAAAGAAGCTCTCCATGGCCGCGTTGTCCCCGGCAGCGCCGACCCTTCCCATCGACCCGAGCATGCCGTGCCGGGTGATAGCCTTCTGCATCTTCTTCGAGCGAAATTGAGATCCTCTATCGCTGTGTAGGACGCAGCCTGTGACGTCGCCCCGCCTGGCGACGGCGCTGTTCAGTGCGGCCACGGCCAGGCAGGACTTCATCCTGGAGTCGATCGAATACCCGACGATGCGGCCCGAATAGACGTCCTTGATCGCGCACAGGTACAGCTTTCCCGCCGCCGTCCAGTGCTCGGTGATGTCGGTGAGCCACAGCTCGTTCGGGCCCACGGCGGCGAAGTCTCGCTCGACGAGATCGTCGTGCACGGGTGGGCCGGCCTTGCGATGCTTGCCGCGGCCCTTCTTGCTGATGGCACTGGTCCAGCCACCGGTTGAGCAGATTCGCCAGGCGGTGCGCCGGCACATCTTCTCGCCCGCGGTCTCAGCTTCATCGGCCAGGTAGCGGTAGCCGAATTCCGGATCCTCTCGGTGCGCGTCGAACAGGGCGTTGGCCCGGTACGCCTCGGCGAGTTCGGCATCGGTGACCGGGTTCTTGAGCCATCGGTAGTAGGGCTGACGAGCGATCTTGAGTACCCGGCACGCCACCGTGACGGGGATGCCGTCAGCGGCGAGCTCGCTCACGAGCGGGTACCACCTTTTCCCGGCAGATTCGCCTGGGACAGGTAGGCAGCAGCGCGGCGCAGGACCTCGTTCTCCTGCTCCAGCAGTCGCACACGCCGCTTGGCCTCCCGGAGCTCCTGGGATGCCGCGGCGGTCGTGCCGGGCTTGATCCCGGCCTCCACGTCGGCCTTGCGAATCCACTTCTGCAACGTCATGGGATGGATACCGAAGTCGGCGGCGATCTGCTCGAGCGTCACACCGTCTTCACGATTCTGAGCGACGCGAACAACGTCGTCGCGGAACTCCTGGGGATAGGGCTTGGGCACAACAACATCCTTCCAGGCCGCCCCGGCAGGGCAAGCCAGATCAGATGTCACCAACTCGTGCACCAGCCCCTAGCGTCCGCGTACTGCTCGGTCGAGGTCGGACCATCCTGGTTCGTGGACGGGTAGCTGGGCTGCTACCTCGGCGAGGCGGGTAGCTACTGCCGTGATGGGCTTGGCGCACTGCTTGAGGTAGTGGTCGCCGTTGGTGAGGATTGCGGCGTCTGTGTACTTGTTGACCAGGTCGCGCGATCCGTTGTACATCAGCGCCTCGTGGTGCTGCTTGCGGTTGAGGGCTGCGATAGCCTCGTCGATGCGGCCGGTGGCTGCGAGTTCGGCAGGGTTACCGACAGGCTCCGCCAGCCAGGCGTGGAGGGTGCGGTGGTTGTCGATCGCTGTCTGGACTTCCTTGGGATGCTTGACGTCGATGCCGAGGGCGGCGAGGTTTTCTTCGAGGGGTTTGAGGATCATTAGGTTTCCTGTTCGTTGATGAGGTTGAGGAGTTGTTCCGCGATGTCGCGGGCCTCGTAGCGGTTGATAGTGATGTAGTGGCGGTGGTCGTCTGAGTAGATTCGATACCGGCCTGTCCGCGTCCTATTGACGGTCGGCATGCTCTGTCCAGTCGACGAGCCGGTCTGCGAGCGCGAGTGCGTCGCCTTCGTTGAATAGTTCCGGGCGTGCCATGAGTGCCTCTGCTAGAGCGTTGAGGGCGTCTACGGCACAGTGCTTGTCGAACCGAATCCACGACTCGACGTCAGTGGTGATCTTGAGCCGCCACAGGTGGCCTTCTCCCCTGACTGTGGCGTGGCCGCATGCCGAGAGCGCTTTAGTTCCCACGAGCGTTATCGATCGCGTCGGCGAGAGCGGTCGCTACGTCGAAAGCGTACTGGCGCGGCATCCACAAGTACCTCCTGGTCGGCAGTACGACTTTCCATACGTCGTCTGGCGCTTCTCGGATTTCGACGCCGTTGTGGTTGCAGATCAGGCGGTGTGTCGGGTCGTTCACTGGTGGCCTCCGCTCGCGAACAGTTCCCCGAGTGCTGGGGCGTCGTCGGGGGCATCGGCCAGGATGTCGGGTCGGAGTTCGGCGAGCGCGTTCACAAACTGGATGAGTTCTCCGTCCGTCCACGTGATCCACGAACTCGCCTGGGTCGCTTTGGTATTGCCGTTGGGTAGGTTGCGGAGCGTGATCGTTGGCCGGGATGGATCGTCGCTGTAAATGGTGTGAACGGTCGAGATTTCTCGTTCGATGGTCATAGACTTCTTCTTTCGGGGTGGGTGTTCCAGACCTCGGCGTGCTCATCGGCGGCGTCGGTCAATAGGTCGGAGAGTCGGTAGGCGTCTGCGATGTCGAGCACGCAGATTCCGTATCGGGTTCGGATTCGTACCTGCCCGATCGTGACCGGGGTGACGGCGAGGTACCTCGTCATTCGCTACCCCGCTGGGTGAGCGGCCCGGCTGGTTTACCGCAGTGCCCTCGGCCGGGACCGGCCTTGTAAGGGCGATTGTGGTAGAGGGCTTTTCTGGCCTCCATGACATCGAGGAGCTGGGTGAGGTCGATCTGCCAGCCTCCGGCGTGGAGCGGACCCGTGCGGACGGCGGGGAGTTGTCCAGATAGCACGTAGTCGCGGATCGTCCAAATGGATCGTCCGACCGCCTTAGCCGCGTCCTGAACAGTCATTCTCATGCG from Gordonia humi encodes:
- a CDS encoding IS3 family transposase (programmed frameshift), with product MPKPYPQEFRDDVVRVAQNREDGVTLEQIAADFGIHPMTLQKWIRKADVEAGIKPGTTAAASQELREAKRRVRLLEQENEVLRRAAAYLSQANLPKRWYPLVSELAADGIPVTVACRVLKIARQPYYRWLKNPVTDAELAEAYRANALFDAHREDPEFGYRYLADEAETAGEKMCRRTAWRICSTGGWTSAISKKGRGKHRKAGPPVHDDLVERDFAAVGPNELWLTDITEHWTAAGKLYLCAIKDVYSGRIVGYSIDSRMKSCLAVAALNSAVARRGDVTGCVLHSDRGSQFRSKKMQKAITRHGMLGSMGRVGAAGDNAAMESFFSLLQNNVLDRRSWATRDELRAAIVHWIERTYHRRRRQDRLGRLTPIEFETIINHEAPQAA